The Cellvibrio polysaccharolyticus genomic interval ATCATATTGGTCATTTCCTCAACCACATTCACGTTCGGGTAAAACACATAACCTTCATCGTCAGCCATCGGATGGCTCGGCTCGTAACGGCGCTCCAGCGGCGCGTCACTCTCGACAATGCCCAACACCTCAACACCGGAACCGGCGGTATGATCAGACATGCCGGGGTTGCCGAATAAGGCACCGCCCATGGCTTTTTCCTGAATCGCAGCAAACACCGGCTGACGATTGCGATAAACCTGATCGGCACTGGAGCTGGCCGCCTGAGCATTGGCAAGGTTACTGGCAGTTGTGTTGAGGCGCAGACTTTGCGCATTCATGCCAGACCCGGCGATATCAAAAATATTTCCCAGTGCCATATAAACTCCGATCAATAATTCAACCAAACAGCGTTAATTTTTCAGTTTATTCACCGCGCAACGCGCTGGTAAGGCCTTTGAACTTGCTGTTTAAAAAAGTAAAACTTGCCTGAAACTGCAGGGCATTTTTCATGTATTCGGCGTGCTCAATCTGATCTTCCACGGTGTTGCCATCGATGGAAGGCTGGTGCGGAACGCGATACAACATATCCGGGTTGGCATCAAAGCCCTGTGCATTCAGATGACGGTCGTTGGTGACCTGAACGGCAAAGGTTTCTTTGGTAGAACCGGTGGCACGGCTGAGCACCTGTTTGAAGTCCAGATCTTTTGCTTTGTAATTCGGGGTGTCCACGTTAGCCAGGTTATCCGCAAGGATAGAGGCGCGCTGCCCGCGTACATGCATCGCTGATTCGTGAATACCGAGAGCATTGGCAAAGGAAATGGTCATGGTGGTTACCTGCGTTTTCCGTTTAAATGTTACGTGCAAGCAATAAAGCAATGCCTGTGCCAGCTGCTATAATTTTTTACAACCCATTGATTTTATTGAAGTTTATGACATTAAAAATAATGAAAAAAATGCGGAGAGGAAAAGCGGCAATGCAGAGCGGCAAGCTTTTACCGCCTGCCAGCGAGCAAAAGATAACCACAGGCAAAGCGGCAAACGGGACAGAAGACAGAAGACAGAAGACAGAAGACAGAAGACAGAAGACAGAAGACAGAAGACAGAAGACAGAAGACAGAAGAACTGTAGAGCAACGGAATCGAAAATGACGCCGCCGCAGAAAAAACAGGCAGTCAAAACAAAAGAAGTTAAGACGGGGGGATGGAAAGCGGTACCTCAGAGAGCCCGATAGTAGATTCCCGGATCACAACGCACCATCTCGAACAAATCTGTAGAGGCAGCAAGCCCTTCAGAGGAACCCAGGAACAAAATACCTCCCGGCTTTAGCGAGGCATGGAGTTTTTGCAAGATGGAACGCTTCAGATCAGCATCAAAATAAATAAGAACATTGCGGCAAAAAATAATATCGAAACGACCCAGCGCGGCGTAACTGTCCATTAAATTAATGGGGCGCAGTTCTACCCGTTCTTTAATAATGGGCTTGATCGCCCAACTGTTGGGGGACGTCTGGTCAAAAAAGCGCTCCAGGCGCTCGGCAGAAAGCCCGCGCAAAATAGACAAGCGGTCGTACATTGCGCGGCGCGCCTGCTCAAGCATGATGCTTGAAAGGTCAGTAGCGACAATTTGCACCGGGCGCGGCAAGGCACCCATGCTCTGCCGCTTGTATTCTTCTACGATCATGCTGATGGAATAAGGCTCCTGCCCGGACGAACAGGCAGCGCACCAGATGCGCACCGGCCCATACATGCGTTTGTCCGGTGCCATCAGCGCCGGCAACATGCGTTTGGTCAGTTGATCGAAGGGATAAATATCACGAAACCAGAAGGTTTCGTTGGTGGTCATGGCATCAATCACCTGGTCACGCAAACGGCGGTTGGAACCTGACCGGAGCGCGCGAACCAATTCGCTGAACGAACCGACACTATGCTCATCCATAAGGCGGCGCAAACGGTTGGAAACCAGATATTGCTTGTTATCGCCGAGCGCTATGCCGCAGGCATCCTGAAGAAACTGACGAAAACTATCAAATTCCGCCTGGTCGTAATTCTCCCCGCCGCCGTTCAACTTCGATTCGCCCGGCGAACTTTTCGACAGCGAAAAACCGGGGGCGATAAAGCTGCCGGTTCCATTGTTTTTCCTGTCTGAAAAATTAGTCATAGCAACTCATTAACCGCACGATAAAAGAACACAAATGAAGCGCCAGCATACAACATCCCCGGCGCACCTGCTCTTTATATTAACCGGGCAAATGCCCGGCTATGCAATCAGTGCCCGGGGTTGGCGAACCTCGCCAGACTTATTTTAATAAATGAGAATCACCTGCAGCCAGAATATGTTCGCTCACCCGACTCGCCAGCTCATCCGGATGGAATTTCGCCAGGAAGTCATTGGCACCAACCTTTTTAACCATGGCTTCATTAAACACACCGCTGAGCGACGTATGCAAAATGATATGCAGATCTTTCAAGGCGCTATTGTTTCGTACTTCGGCAGTAAAGGTATAGCCATCCATCTCCGGCATTTCAATGTCGCAGATAATCAATATCAGGTCGTCATGCGGGTGCTTGCCGGCCGAGAGCAGGCCTTGCAGATACTCCAGCGCTTCCGCGCCGTCTTTTTTCAGCACGGTGCGAATACCCATGGCTTCAACCACGCGCTGAATCTGCTTGCGGGCGATGGACGAGTCATCAACGATCAACACGTATTTCTCGATCACTCTGTCAGCAATACCCTGCCCTACAATCCCCTCACTGATGGATTCTCGGGCGGGTGACACTTCAGCCAGAATTTTTTCTACATCGATAATTTCAACCAGCTGACCATCCACTTCGGTAACGGCGGTTAAATAATGCTCTTTGCCGGCGCCGGTGGGTGGCGGATGAATATCGCCCCAGTTCATGTTAACGATACGTTCAACCGCACGAACCAGGAAGCCCTGCGCCGAGCGGTTGTATTCCGTAATAATGACAAAGCACTTATCAATTTCTGCCAGCGGATTGCGACCAATCGCCTGGTTCATGTCCATGATCGGCAAGGTACCACCGCGAATATGGGCCACGCCACGCACAACCGAGCTTCTGCCAGGGATAGCATTCAGGGGTGGGCACTGCAACACTTCCTTAACCTTGAAAACGTTGATGCCATACAACTGGCGCCCTCCCAGCCGAAATAACAGCAACTCCATACGGTTTTGACCAACCAGCTGCGTGCGCTGATCAACGCTGTCCATTACACCTGCCATACACAATCCCCTGAGGATATTAATTAACGGCCCGTTTGCTGCCGATACGATAAGTTGGCCAGTTGTACAAATACTGCCCTGCCACGGCACACTAATTGCAGAAACCGGCTCTATGAACAAGATAGCGGCAGAAAACCGTCAGCCTTTAGTGCTCTTATCGCACCTGTTGCCTGCGTTAGCTTCCATTTTAGTGGCGCGGCGGGCTAATTGCCGGGCTAACACGGTATTTTGTGACAATTTACGCGCCAATTGCGCCGGGATTCAAGGGGTCAAACCATGAAAAATGCCTTCATGGACACATTTTTTTACTGTCTTGCCAAAAAGGCGGCAAAAGCGACCGTTAACTTAACAAAAGTCAGCTGGCTGTTCGCAATGATAATGACGGTGTCGGGCGGTGTTATCGCCTTGCCGGCGATTGCATCAACAGTGGAATCGCTGCAGACATTGCAAAGCCGGGTGCAACAACAGGCGGCTCAATATTATCAGGGCGCCAAGGCGAAGAAGACCAACATTAGCGTTAATGCGCTCGACTCCCGCTTGCAGTTACGCTCGTGCGTCAAATCTCTGACCATCACACTGAATGACCCGCAATATAACGGTGGCAACCAGACGGCTCTGGTGCGCTGCGACGATGAAGCGCCCTGGTCTATTTATATACCGCTGCAAATTGCGTTGTTTTACGAGTATCCGGTGGCATCACGCAATATGGCCCGCGGCGATGTGGTCAGCGCCGGCGATATTCAGACCACCCTGGTAAACAGCACCGGCCAACGACAGGGCCAGATTGACAGCGCAGTGGATATTATTGGCAAGTCACTGCGCCGGCCGATTCGTCAGGGCGAAGTGTTCCGTAGCGCACAGCTGGAAATGCCAACCGTGGTTAAACGCGGTGATCTGGTCAGTATTCTCACCCAGGTAGGCGCCATCTCCGTCAGTTCTGCTGGCACCGCGATGAGCAATGGCAAAATCGGGGAAAAAATCCGGATAAAAAACAACCAGTCTGACCGGGTCATCATGGCCGAGGTGATTGAGGCAGGTAGCGTTCGCACACTTTAAGTGGTCGCAACGCACAGGAATTGAAAGATACGCCGCATTAAAGCGGTCTGATCGCCTGAAACACGGTAAAATGTGTGATGCAGTGCCTAAAAAAGTAACTTAAGGCGTTAAAGTTTCAGCTTTTCTGCCGATAACCTTTTTGAGCAACCTGTATTCGGGCGAATCGGGAACTTTTATAGCAGTTGGGGAATAGAAACCATGGTCATCGACATTAACAACAATTTTTCCAGTAATGCATCGAGTGCGTCGCGCAACCGCGCCACCGCCCCGACAACCGGAAAAGACACACCTGCCCAGGCAGAAACCATTCCCGCCAAAAGCGGCAAGGATCAGGTCGTGATCAGTGAACAGGCTCAGGGGTTGAGAAAACTCCAAACGTCTATTGGCAATCTGCCAGATGTAGACAGCGATCGGGTCAACGCGTTGCGTCAGGCAATTGCGGAAGGCAAGTTCGAAATCAACGCTGACCGTATTGCCGAAAACATGTTGAACCAGGACGCGCTGCTGCGCTAGAACCCTGAGCGACGGGTAGCGCCCCCAACCGCTGCCCGTTAATTGCGGTTTTTAACTGGAATAAATTCTGCCCGAATTTTCTAACGAGGTTGCCCATGTCCATGAATCCTGCCGTTTTACAACACATGATCAGTGTTGATATCAACACCAGTGAAACCTTGATCGCGCTGATGAACCACGAGCGCGAACTGCTTGAACAGCGCCAGCACGAAGGCCTTGGCGAGGTTATTGAGCAAAAAAACCAGCTGCTCAGCCAATTGGGTGAAAATGCCCTTCAACGTCAGGCCTTATTGCAGAGCCTTGGCTTACAAGCCGATGCCGAAGGCTGGGAAACCCTGCTCAGCACACACCCGGCGCTTACCGAGAGCCGTGAACCCTGGAAAAAACTCACGCAGCTTTTTACAGAGTGCCAGCGGCTCAATGAAATTAACGGCAAGATGATCAATCGCTCGCGCCAGACTCTGGGCAATCTGCTCAACCTGTTGCGCGGCCAGGCGGCCGGCCCCAAGCTCTACAACCAAAGCGGTGTTGCCAGCGGCAACGGCGGCTCCCATTCGGTAACGCGGGTGTAAACCACCCGTTTTTTCACCCGCCTGCATCATCCCTTTGAATTCAAATACAAAAATCCCTACAATGGCGCAGCTTTACATTCTGCTCCGGTAGCTCAGCTGGATAGAGCAGCCGCCTCCTAAGCGGCAGGTCGGACGTTCAAATCGTCTCCGGGGCGCCATTTTTCATCATGAATATTATCCTCCTCACCGCTGAAGATCTGACGGGCGACACCTGCGCAGAGATCCGTGACCAGCGCCGCTGTCAGCATATATTGTCGGTTCATCAGGCTCAGGTCGGCGAGAGAATTCGCGCAGGCCTGCTCAATGGCAACATGGGCTCGGGCATTATGACCACCCTCCAGCCCGACCTGATTATTATTGAAGACCTCATTTTTGATGAACCGCCACCACCGGATCTGCCGCTTTTTCTGGTCATGGCGCTGCCTCGTCCCAAAATGCTCAAGCGGGTTTTACAAACCGTGTCGACGTTGGGTGTCAAAAAACTGGTGCTGATGAATTCCTATCGGGTGGAAAAAAGCTACTGGCAAACGCCATTGCTGGAACCGGAAAGCATTCGCGAACATCTGATACTGGGGCTTGAGCAAGCAAGAGATACGCAACTGCCCGAGGTCATCCTCGAAAAACGTTTCAAGCCCTTTGTGGAAGATCGCCTGCCCGCGTTGATCGCGCAAACCCGCGCACTGGTAGCCCACCCCTATTCAGAAACCCCATGCCCGACCGGTCTTACCGAAGCCACCTCACTGGCGATAGGCCCTGAAGGCGGATTTATTCCCTGGGAGATTGAACAGCTTGAAGCTTGCGGTTTTGAGGGGGTTCATTTGGGAAAGCGCATCATGCGCGTAGAAACAGCCGTACCCTTTTTATTGGCCAGGCTTTTTCATTAAACCCCGCTAGCGCAAATTGCACTGGCGGGGTTTAACGTCTGTTACGGAAGCTTTTGCGGTTGCAACAATAATTTTTCAAAACTGGCGATATCAACTGCCGTACTGGCATAAAAACCCTGGTAGTAATGGCAGCCGTACTGACGAAGAATGTCGAGCTGCTCCGCCTGTTCTACGCCTTCGGCGACCACTTCCATATCCAGCAATTTGCCCATGGTAATAATGGTTTCTACCAGCACTCTGTCATTGCGGTCTTCAATAATATCGCGCACAAAACCCTGATCAATCTTCAGCACGGTAACCGGCAAACGTTTCAAATAACTGATGGATGAATAGCCGGTGCCAAAATCGTCCAGCGAGAAGCTGATGCCGTTTTCCACCAGCGTGGTCATGGTGACGATCGCTTCATCAATTTGCTGAATCAAAATACCTTCAGTGACTTCCATATCCAGAGAATTTTCAGGAATCGAGTAGGCTTTCAACGTACTCAGTACATCGTCCACAAAGGCTTTACGACGGAATTGACGCGGGCTGATATTGATACTGAGCCGCATACCGCTTTGCCAAAGGCCTTTATCCTGCCAGCGCACCAGCGTTTTACACGCTTCTTCCAACACCCACTGGCCGACTTCGAGAATCATGCCGGAGGTTTCAAGCACCGGAATAAATTCAGCCGGCGAGATAAACCCTTTGGTTGGATGCAACCAGCGCAATAACCCTTCAGCGCCAACGATGTGCCCACTGGCTACATCAAGTTTTGGCTGAAAGTGCAATTCAAATTGTTTTTCTTCCAGGGCGCGGTGAAGGTCACCTTCCATCACCAGCTGACGGCTGACCTTGTCCGCCATCTCTTCATTGAAGAACTCAATAGAATCCCGGCCTTTTTCTTTTACCTGATACATCGCGGTGTCGGCGTAACGCAGCAGTTCGTGCACGGTATTATTTTTTTCCGGATAAACCACCACACCCACGCTACAGGTAACACGCAACTCCATGCCATCGCAGAGAATGGGTAATGATACGACAGAGCGAATTTTTTCGCTGATCTCGCCCGCTCGCAATGCAGCAATTTCGATATCCTGATCCAGCACGGTTAGCACAACCACAAATTCGTCACCGCTCAGACGGGCAACCAGATCTTCTTCACGCACGGTTTTTACCAGGCGTGTGGCAACTTCCTGCAACACTTTATCGCCAACCGGATGACCAAGAGAATCGTTAATGGTTTTAAACTGGTCAAGGTCGATAAACAACACCGCACCGAAATAACCGTGTCGCTCTGCCCTGCGCAACTCGTGCTCAAGCCGCTCCACCAGTTGCACCCGGTTAGGCAACCCGGTCAGCGCATCGTGATGCGCCATGTATTCCATTTTTGCCTGAGCATTTTTTCGTTCGGTCACATCGACCGATACAATCAGGGCGACTTTTTCATCGTAAAAGGCCAGCGGCATAATATGGGTTTGCAGGAACAGCTGTTTGCCGGTGGCGGTGATAAAGCGCTCTTCAATCACATCCAGCTCTTCATCACCCTGAATAACGCGATAATCGTTTTGCAGCATGGTATCAATTTCGAATACCGAATTTTTCAGCAATTGCCGCACGTGCAAGGTACGCATCTCTTCGCGGGAAAAACCCAGCTCATCGGCCAGCGCTTTGTTAGCGAACAAGTAATAACCAGCGATATTTCGGGCCCCGATCATCACCGGCAAGCTATCGATAATCTGTCGTAAATGCTCTTCACTTTTGCGCAGCGCCAGCTCTACCGCGCGGCGCTTGGCAAGCGATAACTCGACAATATCCAGCAATTCATTACTGCTTGAAACCAGCAGTGCCAGCTCATCCTTGCGATCGGGCGGCAGCGGAGTAAGCCGTTGCAAGCCAGGCTGATCGGAGTTGATCAGATTGATTTCAC includes:
- a CDS encoding flagella synthesis protein FlgN, whose product is MSMNPAVLQHMISVDINTSETLIALMNHERELLEQRQHEGLGEVIEQKNQLLSQLGENALQRQALLQSLGLQADAEGWETLLSTHPALTESREPWKKLTQLFTECQRLNEINGKMINRSRQTLGNLLNLLRGQAAGPKLYNQSGVASGNGGSHSVTRV
- a CDS encoding 16S rRNA (uracil(1498)-N(3))-methyltransferase; the protein is MNIILLTAEDLTGDTCAEIRDQRRCQHILSVHQAQVGERIRAGLLNGNMGSGIMTTLQPDLIIIEDLIFDEPPPPDLPLFLVMALPRPKMLKRVLQTVSTLGVKKLVLMNSYRVEKSYWQTPLLEPESIREHLILGLEQARDTQLPEVILEKRFKPFVEDRLPALIAQTRALVAHPYSETPCPTGLTEATSLAIGPEGGFIPWEIEQLEACGFEGVHLGKRIMRVETAVPFLLARLFH
- the flgA gene encoding flagellar basal body P-ring formation chaperone FlgA — translated: MIMTVSGGVIALPAIASTVESLQTLQSRVQQQAAQYYQGAKAKKTNISVNALDSRLQLRSCVKSLTITLNDPQYNGGNQTALVRCDDEAPWSIYIPLQIALFYEYPVASRNMARGDVVSAGDIQTTLVNSTGQRQGQIDSAVDIIGKSLRRPIRQGEVFRSAQLEMPTVVKRGDLVSILTQVGAISVSSAGTAMSNGKIGEKIRIKNNQSDRVIMAEVIEAGSVRTL
- the flgM gene encoding flagellar biosynthesis anti-sigma factor FlgM translates to MVIDINNNFSSNASSASRNRATAPTTGKDTPAQAETIPAKSGKDQVVISEQAQGLRKLQTSIGNLPDVDSDRVNALRQAIAEGKFEINADRIAENMLNQDALLR
- a CDS encoding chemotaxis protein CheV: MAGVMDSVDQRTQLVGQNRMELLLFRLGGRQLYGINVFKVKEVLQCPPLNAIPGRSSVVRGVAHIRGGTLPIMDMNQAIGRNPLAEIDKCFVIITEYNRSAQGFLVRAVERIVNMNWGDIHPPPTGAGKEHYLTAVTEVDGQLVEIIDVEKILAEVSPARESISEGIVGQGIADRVIEKYVLIVDDSSIARKQIQRVVEAMGIRTVLKKDGAEALEYLQGLLSAGKHPHDDLILIICDIEMPEMDGYTFTAEVRNNSALKDLHIILHTSLSGVFNEAMVKKVGANDFLAKFHPDELASRVSEHILAAGDSHLLK
- the flgB gene encoding flagellar basal body rod protein FlgB — its product is MTISFANALGIHESAMHVRGQRASILADNLANVDTPNYKAKDLDFKQVLSRATGSTKETFAVQVTNDRHLNAQGFDANPDMLYRVPHQPSIDGNTVEDQIEHAEYMKNALQFQASFTFLNSKFKGLTSALRGE
- a CDS encoding CheR family methyltransferase codes for the protein MTNFSDRKNNGTGSFIAPGFSLSKSSPGESKLNGGGENYDQAEFDSFRQFLQDACGIALGDNKQYLVSNRLRRLMDEHSVGSFSELVRALRSGSNRRLRDQVIDAMTTNETFWFRDIYPFDQLTKRMLPALMAPDKRMYGPVRIWCAACSSGQEPYSISMIVEEYKRQSMGALPRPVQIVATDLSSIMLEQARRAMYDRLSILRGLSAERLERFFDQTSPNSWAIKPIIKERVELRPINLMDSYAALGRFDIIFCRNVLIYFDADLKRSILQKLHASLKPGGILFLGSSEGLAASTDLFEMVRCDPGIYYRAL
- a CDS encoding putative bifunctional diguanylate cyclase/phosphodiesterase; translated protein: MNKTGTPSFFDGISFQLAKIGIIVAFVLSFLMNSVQLYLDYHNQQREFDSLIERVIEVATPPAARSVQTLDDELSDEVVNGLLRYGFIYEVEIADEVGNILAQGSSRREHSPTRWLTDRITEGTQEYRANLPIAGYTDGIAGSIRFSVDMDQALAGFYNRSKYALVAGVLRNMLLVSLLFFVFYLTLTKPIARIAREINLINSDQPGLQRLTPLPPDRKDELALLVSSSNELLDIVELSLAKRRAVELALRKSEEHLRQIIDSLPVMIGARNIAGYYLFANKALADELGFSREEMRTLHVRQLLKNSVFEIDTMLQNDYRVIQGDEELDVIEERFITATGKQLFLQTHIMPLAFYDEKVALIVSVDVTERKNAQAKMEYMAHHDALTGLPNRVQLVERLEHELRRAERHGYFGAVLFIDLDQFKTINDSLGHPVGDKVLQEVATRLVKTVREEDLVARLSGDEFVVVLTVLDQDIEIAALRAGEISEKIRSVVSLPILCDGMELRVTCSVGVVVYPEKNNTVHELLRYADTAMYQVKEKGRDSIEFFNEEMADKVSRQLVMEGDLHRALEEKQFELHFQPKLDVASGHIVGAEGLLRWLHPTKGFISPAEFIPVLETSGMILEVGQWVLEEACKTLVRWQDKGLWQSGMRLSINISPRQFRRKAFVDDVLSTLKAYSIPENSLDMEVTEGILIQQIDEAIVTMTTLVENGISFSLDDFGTGYSSISYLKRLPVTVLKIDQGFVRDIIEDRNDRVLVETIITMGKLLDMEVVAEGVEQAEQLDILRQYGCHYYQGFYASTAVDIASFEKLLLQPQKLP
- the flgC gene encoding flagellar basal body rod protein FlgC; the protein is MALGNIFDIAGSGMNAQSLRLNTTASNLANAQAASSSADQVYRNRQPVFAAIQEKAMGGALFGNPGMSDHTAGSGVEVLGIVESDAPLERRYEPSHPMADDEGYVFYPNVNVVEEMTNMISASRSFQMNVEVMNSAKQMVQRVLTLGQ